In Enoplosus armatus isolate fEnoArm2 chromosome 2, fEnoArm2.hap1, whole genome shotgun sequence, one DNA window encodes the following:
- the baiap2l2b gene encoding BAR/IMD domain-containing adapter protein 2-like 2, whose product MSGATSDQLHRSTLTVYVNLMEHFNPGLQKLVALGNSYVKAFQALAVCSEAYFSAVAKMGDQALHTLSSRSLGDVLIQISETQRRLTAEMEGVFRWFQIEVLQAMEKNVKLDEEYIDGSRRVYELEVRNQAEALEKQLRRGAYRDSLENSEYMLYLRQSQQEILKEEERRYRFLAEKHCGLTQSLLFLINKTGASLQQKADGWKEKVNDTRGSRPRTPTHLDQEAQLRGSVSSLLQTVARDEDMSWARREQQALGRVPSRAPSPLPSRSRSSSVGESLGLGGGRAMRALVSHPSSSNPKLLPFNRGETVTVLVLEPRNGWLYGRTDSSLRQGWFPAAYVAPVEDFSSTLATSGGSLRSHSMNNLLDPTDTYTDQSESKSYGDVPPPATPNRRASVDFQPISPLPEKKLESALETKPSQTKSYNEHPPPPPPPPPPMSQNLRRGSADFRPISPLPDRRGELPSDVQALSPHGPPENPLFPRGTNPFATVKLRPTTTNDRSAPRIP is encoded by the exons ATGTCTGGAGCCACCAGTGACCAGCTGCACAGGTCAACTTTAACTGTCTATGTG AACCTGATGGAACACTTCAATCCTGGCCTACAGAAGCTTGTTGCTCTAGGAAACAGTTATGTCAAAGCTTTCCAAG CCTTAGCTGTTTGCAGTGAGGCCTACTTCAGCGCTGTGGCTAAGATGGGTGACCAGGCCCTTCACACGCTTTCATCTCGCTCTcttg gGGATGTCCTCATCCAGATATCGGAAACGCAGAGGAGACTCACcgcagagatggagggagtg TTTCGATGGTTCCAGATAGAGGTGTTGCAAGCCATGGAGAAGAATGTCAAGTTGGATGAGGAGTACATTGAT GGTAGTCGCAGAGTGTATGAGCTGGAGGTGAGGAACCAGGCAGAGGCTTTGGAGAAACAGCTCAGACGAGGAGCCTACAGAGACTCTCTG gAGAACAGTGAGTACATGCTGTACCTGAGGCAGAGCCAGCAGGAGatcctgaaggaggaggagaggaggtatCGGTTCCTTGCAGAGAAACACTGTGGCCTCACTCAGTCACTGCTCTTCCTTATAAACAAG ACTGGTGCATCTCTCCAGCAAAAGGCAGATGGATGGAAGGAGAAAGTGAATGACACCAGGGGGTCCAGACCTCGAACTCCCACCCATTTGGACCAAGAGGCGCAG CTGCGAGGTTCAGTGAGTTCCCTGCTGCAGACAGTAGCCAGAGATGAAGACATGTCCTGGGCcaggagagagcagcaggcGCTCGGTAGAGTGCCCTCTAGAG CGCCGTCTCCCCTCCCTAGCCGCTCTCGCTCCAGCTCAGTGGGGGAATCTCTCGGCCTGGGTGGAGGGAGAGCGATGAGAGCCCTGGTGTCTCACCCCTCCTCATCCAACCCAAAGCTTCTACCTTTCAACAGGGGAGAGACTGTCACCGTTCTGGTCCTGGAGCCGCGCAATGGTTGGCTGTATGGACGCACTGACAGCAGCCTGCG TCAGGGCTGGTTCCCCGCTGCTTATGTGGCTCCTGTCGAGGACTTCTCCAGCACTTTAGCAACAAG TGGTGGTTCTCTAAGAAGCCACAGTATGAACAATCTGCTGGACCCCACTGACACCtacactgaccaatcagagagcaaGAGCTATGGAGATGTCCCGCCACCAGCCACACCCAACCGCAGAGCCTCTGTAGACTTCCAGCCGatctctcctctccctgagAAGAAGCTGGAGTCAGCCTTGGAGACAAAGCCCAGTCAGACAAAGAGCTACAACGAacatccacctcctcccccaccgCCGCCTCCTCCCATGAGTCAGAATCTTAGAAGGGGCTCTGCAGATTTTCGACCGATCTCTCCCCTCCCTGACAGGAGGGGTGAATTACCATCTGATGTCCAG GCATTATCACCCCATGGGCCACCTGAAAACCCACTGTTTCCCAG AGGCACCAACCCATTCGCCACTGTAAAGCTTCGCCCCACGACGACCAATGACAGATCTGCTCCTCGGATCCCCTGA
- the pvalb7 gene encoding parvalbumin-7: MQVLGPGLSGSSADKMSMTDLLKAEEIKKALDAFAAETFDPKKFFEMVGMKAMSGEDVRKVFQVLDVDGSGFIEEEELKFVLQGFSKEGRELTDAETKAFLKAADKDGDGKIGIDEFEGLVHE, translated from the exons CTGACAAAATGTCGATGACAGATCTGTTGAAAGCTGAGGAGATCAAGAAAGCTCTTGATGCCTTTGCAG CAGAAACATTCGACCCTAAAAAGTTCTTTGAAATGGTGGGAATGAAGGCCATGTCAGGTGAAGACGTCAGGAAGGTCTTCCAGGTTCTGGATGTGGACGGTAGCGGCTTcatagaggaggaagagctcaA GTTTGTACTGCAGGGCTTTTCCAAGGAAGGCAGAGAGCTGACTGACGCTGAGACAAAAGCATTCCTCAAAGCCGCAGACAAAGATGGAGACGGCAAGATCGGCATTGACG agttTGAAGGCTTGGTGCATGAGTAG